The following are encoded together in the Pyramidobacter piscolens W5455 genome:
- a CDS encoding lipid-A-disaccharide synthase has translation MSIFISTGELSGDIYAAKLSAALHKILPHEQLWGMGGALAEGICKEWDNALLHIIGLGRIIKSLPSLFQLRKELAEAVVKRAPRAVIVVDSPDFHIPLLSKIRALGYKGPVVYVCPPTIWAWRSGRAKYLKRYCDLCLPLFHFEEKALQAWNVRSYWCGNPLIDDLDKFIPVGASLPDDAMRVALLPGSRRSEIKTLLPVLQETALKLKETGLHPVFSIAPGLDEASKTMVRNNKAGIEATEISGRNLMHASKFVIGASGTTAVEAMLLNRYMIVLYKGTALEWRIYKMLTHTPFVSIPNVLAEKMMFPELLQDDSRADRILHYVDLYLHDKNYCDDIHKQIVSNRRLMGEPGAIQRWAEAISELVNS, from the coding sequence ATGTCGATTTTTATAAGCACCGGAGAGCTTTCCGGCGATATCTATGCGGCCAAATTGAGCGCGGCGCTCCACAAAATTCTTCCCCACGAACAGCTGTGGGGAATGGGCGGCGCTCTTGCAGAAGGGATCTGCAAGGAATGGGACAACGCGCTCCTGCACATCATCGGCCTGGGGCGGATCATCAAATCGCTGCCGTCGTTGTTTCAGTTGAGGAAAGAGCTGGCGGAGGCCGTCGTAAAACGGGCGCCGCGCGCGGTTATCGTCGTCGACAGCCCGGATTTCCATATTCCGCTGCTGAGCAAAATCCGCGCCCTCGGCTATAAAGGCCCCGTCGTCTATGTGTGCCCGCCGACGATCTGGGCCTGGCGCAGCGGCCGGGCGAAATATCTGAAACGTTACTGCGATCTCTGTCTGCCGCTGTTTCATTTTGAAGAAAAAGCCCTGCAAGCATGGAACGTGCGGAGCTATTGGTGCGGAAATCCGTTGATCGACGATCTCGACAAATTCATCCCGGTCGGCGCTTCTTTGCCGGACGATGCGATGCGCGTCGCCCTGCTGCCGGGAAGCCGCCGTTCCGAAATAAAAACGCTGCTTCCCGTCCTTCAGGAGACGGCGCTGAAATTGAAAGAAACGGGGCTTCATCCCGTGTTCTCCATCGCCCCGGGGCTCGACGAGGCCAGCAAGACGATGGTCAGGAACAACAAGGCCGGAATCGAAGCGACGGAGATCAGCGGACGCAATTTGATGCACGCCTCGAAATTCGTCATCGGCGCCAGCGGCACGACGGCCGTCGAAGCGATGTTGCTGAATCGCTACATGATCGTGCTTTACAAGGGAACCGCGTTGGAATGGCGGATCTATAAAATGCTGACGCATACGCCCTTCGTTTCCATCCCCAACGTGCTGGCGGAGAAAATGATGTTTCCCGAGCTTCTGCAGGACGACTCGCGCGCCGATAGGATTCTGCATTATGTCGATTTATACCTTCACGACAAGAATTACTGTGACGACATTCATAAACAGATTGTGTCGAACAGGCGACTGATGGGGGAGCCGGGGGCAATCCAACGCTGGGCAGAAGCCATTTCCGAGCTGGTGAATTCATGA
- the lpxD gene encoding UDP-3-O-(3-hydroxymyristoyl)glucosamine N-acyltransferase, with the protein MGNSYTLRELSERIGAAVCGNGERIVAGLSELNDCAFERLSFIESAKLASALPENIAVVADEKNFPDGRDGLKVKSFRAAMAALLAIFEPRYALPVGISRGAFVDPEAVVAPSAYIGPNCTVCAGARIGAGVRLIANVYVGPDAEVGDDSVLEPMAVLQRRTKVGARCLIHSCAVLGTDGFGIIPGGPDGENVKVPQIGRVVVGDDVEIGAGTCIDRATIADTVVQRGTKMDNQVQIGHNCRVGKNCIIASQSGVAGSTTIEDGVIMGARSGLNGHIKVARGTQIAGMGIVMKNTKPGQILSGHPATDHMEDFRFKASLRRVPDMMKRLKKLEEVLAHESIHAEKGN; encoded by the coding sequence ATGGGAAATTCGTACACTCTGCGCGAGTTGTCCGAGCGGATTGGCGCAGCTGTTTGCGGAAATGGAGAACGGATCGTCGCGGGCCTTTCCGAATTGAACGACTGCGCTTTTGAGCGTTTGAGCTTTATCGAATCCGCGAAGCTGGCTTCCGCTTTGCCGGAAAACATCGCCGTCGTCGCGGATGAAAAGAATTTTCCCGACGGGCGCGACGGCTTGAAAGTAAAATCGTTCCGCGCGGCAATGGCGGCGCTTCTGGCGATCTTCGAGCCCCGCTATGCGCTGCCTGTCGGGATCTCCCGCGGCGCGTTCGTCGATCCGGAAGCGGTCGTAGCGCCATCTGCGTACATTGGACCGAACTGTACGGTCTGCGCCGGCGCACGTATCGGCGCCGGCGTCAGGCTGATTGCCAACGTATACGTCGGGCCGGACGCGGAAGTCGGCGACGACAGCGTGCTTGAGCCGATGGCCGTTCTCCAGCGCCGCACGAAAGTCGGCGCGAGGTGCCTTATCCATAGCTGTGCGGTTTTGGGGACAGACGGCTTCGGCATTATCCCCGGCGGCCCTGACGGCGAGAACGTAAAAGTTCCGCAGATCGGCCGGGTCGTCGTCGGCGACGACGTGGAGATCGGCGCCGGAACCTGCATCGATCGGGCGACGATCGCCGACACCGTTGTGCAGCGCGGCACGAAAATGGACAATCAAGTCCAGATCGGCCATAACTGCCGTGTCGGGAAAAACTGCATCATCGCCAGCCAGTCGGGCGTCGCCGGCAGCACGACCATCGAGGACGGCGTTATCATGGGCGCGCGCAGCGGTTTGAACGGCCATATAAAAGTCGCCCGCGGCACCCAGATCGCCGGAATGGGGATCGTCATGAAGAATACCAAGCCGGGGCAAATCCTCTCGGGACATCCTGCCACCGACCACATGGAAGATTTCCGTTTCAAGGCCTCGCTGCGCCGCGTTCCCGATATGATGAAGCGTTTGAAGAAATTGGAAGAGGTTCTCGCTCATGAGTCGATACACGCTGAAAAGGGAAATTAG
- the fabZ gene encoding 3-hydroxyacyl-ACP dehydratase FabZ, translated as MLDIREIMSCVPHRYPFLLVDRIQELVPGKSVVAIKNVTINEPFFQGHFPGEPVMPGVLILEAMAQAGAMMVLNIPELRGTIAFLTTVNRAKFRRPVVPGDQLVIYTEMGRIFGKMGKVKAHAEVEGKTVAEAELGFMLTKKPEGEK; from the coding sequence ATGTTGGATATTAGAGAAATCATGTCGTGTGTGCCTCATCGGTACCCTTTTCTTCTCGTCGATCGCATTCAGGAGCTTGTGCCCGGAAAGAGCGTCGTGGCCATTAAAAATGTCACGATCAACGAACCGTTTTTTCAGGGGCATTTTCCCGGCGAGCCGGTGATGCCCGGCGTTCTGATCCTTGAAGCGATGGCCCAGGCCGGGGCCATGATGGTGCTGAATATTCCCGAACTGCGCGGCACGATCGCTTTTCTGACCACGGTCAACAGAGCGAAGTTCCGGCGTCCGGTCGTGCCGGGAGATCAGCTTGTGATCTATACCGAGATGGGACGTATCTTCGGCAAAATGGGCAAGGTCAAAGCCCACGCGGAAGTTGAGGGAAAAACGGTCGCCGAAGCCGAATTGGGTTTTATGCTGACCAAAAAACCTGAAGGGGAAAAATAA
- the lpxA gene encoding acyl-ACP--UDP-N-acetylglucosamine O-acyltransferase, giving the protein MGIQIHPTAIVSPHAELADGVVIGPFSIVDENVTVGRNTVLRPFVHLCPYTRIGEDAVIFEDAVIGPEPQDHAFKGETSWVFVGNRSVIRENVTIHRASGEGNVTSVGDDCLIMEGVHLGHNVQISDSVTISSKSGLAGYVKIGRGTVIGGMSGFHQFVRVGSFCMIGGASRVAQDVAPFLLVNGAEACRVYSLNVIGLRRNNFSSERRLEIKRAYRKIYHSGLPMREALAELEKQDAKSADIEEIIRFFKEGDKKRGFCPWPASSAGKSED; this is encoded by the coding sequence ATGGGGATTCAAATACATCCGACTGCGATTGTCTCGCCTCACGCCGAACTGGCCGACGGCGTCGTGATTGGCCCCTTTTCCATTGTGGACGAGAATGTGACTGTGGGGCGCAATACGGTTCTGCGGCCGTTTGTCCACCTCTGCCCTTACACTCGAATCGGCGAGGACGCGGTGATCTTCGAGGACGCCGTGATCGGCCCCGAACCGCAGGACCATGCCTTCAAGGGTGAAACCAGCTGGGTCTTTGTGGGCAACCGGTCGGTCATCAGGGAAAACGTGACGATCCATCGCGCTTCCGGCGAGGGGAACGTGACCTCGGTCGGCGATGACTGCCTGATCATGGAGGGCGTACATTTAGGGCACAACGTGCAGATTTCCGATTCCGTGACGATTTCGAGCAAATCCGGGCTCGCCGGCTATGTGAAAATCGGGCGGGGAACGGTGATCGGCGGCATGTCCGGCTTCCATCAATTCGTTCGTGTGGGCTCGTTCTGCATGATCGGCGGCGCCTCGCGCGTGGCGCAGGACGTGGCGCCGTTCCTGCTGGTCAACGGGGCGGAAGCGTGCCGCGTGTACAGCCTGAACGTTATCGGCTTGCGTCGCAATAACTTCTCGTCCGAGCGCCGTCTTGAAATAAAACGTGCCTACAGAAAAATTTACCATTCGGGGTTGCCCATGCGCGAAGCTCTTGCCGAACTCGAAAAGCAGGACGCAAAATCCGCCGATATAGAAGAAATCATCCGTTTCTTCAAGGAAGGCGACAAGAAAAGAGGCTTCTGCCCCTGGCCTGCAAGCAGCGCAGGCAAATCCGAGGACTGA
- a CDS encoding histidine phosphatase family protein, giving the protein MTMRKILLLRHGQTDWNAQMRFQGRMDIPLNELGMQQAAMAAERIAEWAPEEIYVSPLKRAVTTAAIAAGCRRSDLHVMEDLREIGFGDWEGQSISSLRKSGEDYSHWAAHPFSVKIPNAESPDEIRSRVRRVLAALRKARGQRILVVSHGGTLRAFLAEALNLSLEAVWKNFRMNNCALTGLEDTGEKFVLCFYNDTLHSSVSSQGISRKSLPVPF; this is encoded by the coding sequence ATGACGATGAGAAAAATTCTACTGCTGCGCCACGGCCAGACTGACTGGAACGCGCAGATGCGCTTTCAGGGGCGCATGGACATTCCCTTGAATGAGCTGGGCATGCAACAGGCGGCAATGGCTGCGGAGCGGATCGCCGAATGGGCTCCCGAGGAAATTTATGTCAGCCCTTTAAAGAGAGCCGTGACGACGGCTGCGATTGCCGCAGGCTGTAGGCGGAGCGACCTTCATGTCATGGAGGATCTGCGCGAAATCGGCTTTGGCGATTGGGAAGGACAAAGCATCTCGTCGCTGCGAAAGAGCGGCGAAGATTATTCGCATTGGGCGGCGCATCCGTTCTCCGTGAAAATCCCGAATGCGGAATCGCCTGACGAGATCAGGAGCCGTGTCCGAAGAGTTCTTGCCGCCTTGCGGAAAGCGCGGGGACAGCGTATTTTGGTCGTTTCTCACGGCGGAACTTTGCGGGCTTTTTTGGCCGAAGCTTTGAACCTCTCGCTGGAAGCGGTCTGGAAAAACTTTCGTATGAATAATTGCGCTTTGACCGGACTTGAGGACACAGGGGAGAAATTTGTCCTCTGCTTTTACAATGACACGCTCCACAGCTCTGTTTCATCGCAAGGGATTTCGCGGAAATCGTTGCCGGTTCCGTTTTAA
- a CDS encoding outer membrane protein assembly factor yields the protein MVRSLKKLFAMCFVLLAVGSAACAQTVSALRVEGNNEVVASHILRAVKTKVGDELNQQQVMDDIQAIYDQGFFSYVDAKVAADANGELVLTFVVTENPTIKEIRFRGNTIYKEDKLKKMLFTQPGMIFNRVFFRNDIQRLRERFQADGYVMTRVQDVQVEDGVVTVLIVEPRINDIVIQGNRRTKTYVIRRNIPLKNGDLFNSTLLRHSITKLRNLGFFEDVNVGFEPVEDSDNVDVIVTVKEKRSASLIFSVSYGSSSGLGGGASYRESNLGGRARIFEIGFDQGDYKNYWLSLSDPYMDKKTFSWKIGAYKREDDDLTYRYNDGKGDRRNVFEYEEDRTGMYAGFGRKFGGSEMFSWYLTADWHKSKVIKGKEFYPGHPKYSFDAIVDKDSLNSKVFSTTLELTRNNVDKYLSYPKGDRETIGVEHAWEALGGEWDYTKYWAEAVAYVPIKGLEDYIDLGQTEDRPIILALRVRAGFSDGAIPLSERYSLGGANSLRGYESGDFKGHEMFLGNVELRIPIDENFSIVAFYDIGNAWDKTRGAGFSFDNLEDAPGVGVRVKTPLGNIRVDVAKGDETQFHFGFGEMF from the coding sequence TTGGTTCGTTCTTTGAAAAAATTATTCGCAATGTGCTTCGTTTTGCTCGCCGTCGGCAGCGCCGCTTGTGCCCAAACGGTTTCTGCCCTGAGGGTCGAAGGAAACAACGAAGTTGTCGCTTCTCATATCTTGCGGGCGGTGAAGACCAAGGTCGGCGATGAGCTGAATCAGCAACAGGTCATGGACGATATCCAGGCGATTTACGACCAGGGCTTTTTCTCCTATGTCGACGCGAAAGTCGCCGCGGACGCGAACGGGGAGCTTGTTCTCACCTTTGTAGTCACCGAGAACCCGACCATCAAAGAGATTCGTTTCCGAGGCAACACGATCTACAAAGAAGACAAATTGAAGAAAATGCTCTTCACGCAGCCCGGCATGATCTTCAACCGCGTTTTTTTCAGGAACGACATCCAGCGCCTCAGAGAACGCTTTCAGGCCGACGGCTACGTCATGACCCGCGTGCAGGACGTGCAAGTGGAAGACGGCGTGGTCACCGTGCTGATCGTCGAGCCGCGCATCAACGACATCGTCATCCAGGGCAACCGGCGCACCAAAACCTACGTCATCCGCCGCAATATCCCCTTGAAAAACGGGGATCTCTTCAACTCGACGCTCCTGCGCCATTCCATCACGAAGCTGCGCAACCTCGGCTTCTTCGAGGATGTCAACGTCGGTTTTGAACCGGTCGAAGACAGCGACAACGTCGACGTGATTGTCACCGTCAAGGAGAAGCGAAGCGCCAGCTTGATCTTCTCGGTCAGCTACGGGTCGAGCAGCGGACTGGGCGGCGGCGCTTCCTACCGCGAAAGCAATCTCGGCGGCCGGGCCAGGATTTTCGAAATCGGCTTCGATCAGGGCGACTACAAGAATTACTGGCTGTCGCTGTCCGATCCTTACATGGACAAGAAGACGTTTTCTTGGAAGATCGGCGCCTACAAGCGCGAAGACGACGATCTGACCTATCGTTACAACGACGGAAAAGGCGACCGAAGAAATGTTTTTGAATACGAGGAGGATCGTACCGGCATGTACGCCGGTTTCGGACGCAAGTTCGGCGGTAGCGAGATGTTCAGCTGGTATCTGACCGCTGACTGGCACAAGAGCAAGGTTATTAAGGGCAAAGAATTTTATCCTGGTCATCCCAAATATTCGTTCGACGCGATTGTTGACAAGGATTCTTTGAACAGCAAGGTCTTTTCAACGACACTTGAACTGACTCGCAACAACGTCGACAAATATCTGAGTTACCCCAAGGGCGACCGCGAGACGATCGGCGTCGAACACGCCTGGGAAGCTCTCGGCGGCGAATGGGATTACACCAAGTACTGGGCCGAAGCCGTCGCCTACGTGCCTATCAAGGGGTTGGAGGACTACATCGACCTCGGACAGACCGAGGACCGGCCGATCATCCTCGCCCTGCGCGTGCGCGCCGGTTTCTCCGACGGAGCCATCCCGCTTTCCGAGCGCTACTCGCTGGGCGGCGCCAACAGCCTGCGCGGTTATGAAAGCGGCGACTTCAAGGGACACGAGATGTTCCTTGGCAACGTCGAGCTGCGCATCCCCATCGACGAGAACTTCTCGATCGTCGCCTTCTACGACATCGGAAACGCGTGGGATAAGACTCGGGGGGCCGGTTTCAGCTTTGACAATCTGGAAGATGCTCCCGGCGTCGGCGTCAGAGTGAAGACGCCGCTCGGCAATATCCGCGTCGACGTGGCCAAAGGAGATGAGACGCAGTTCCATTTCGGCTTCGGCGAGATGTTCTAA
- the lpxC gene encoding UDP-3-O-acyl-N-acetylglucosamine deacetylase produces the protein MSRYTLKREISFRGVGLHSGTPVSMRLLPAGSGEGYVFLFGGKRFPIQAAKHSGDGRGTILAFDSNRVMTVEHVLGALRGLGVDDVILCPEGIETPLLDGSAAPFCEEILKAGLEELPGEPSYLRVSSPVYVTSEDEKKICAVLPSDRLSFTYVIEYGDNAIGTQAATVVPTKDNFVAELGQCRTFCLYEEVAHMRSLGLGLGGTVETALIVDGQKILTPGGLRRPDEFVRHKILDMMGDLTLIGRPVVGHFIGIRAGHAMHQKLIDRIAREWGSA, from the coding sequence ATGAGTCGATACACGCTGAAAAGGGAAATTAGTTTTCGGGGCGTCGGGCTCCACTCGGGCACGCCCGTTTCCATGAGGCTGTTGCCGGCCGGCAGCGGCGAAGGGTATGTGTTTCTTTTCGGCGGCAAGCGTTTCCCGATCCAGGCCGCGAAACATTCCGGCGACGGGCGCGGAACCATTCTCGCCTTTGATTCCAACCGCGTGATGACGGTAGAGCATGTGCTCGGCGCGCTGCGCGGTCTTGGCGTTGACGACGTTATCCTTTGTCCCGAAGGAATCGAGACGCCGTTGCTCGATGGCAGCGCCGCTCCTTTCTGCGAGGAGATCCTGAAGGCGGGGCTTGAAGAGCTTCCCGGAGAGCCGTCGTACCTGCGCGTCTCCTCGCCGGTGTACGTGACTTCCGAGGATGAGAAAAAAATATGCGCCGTCCTGCCGTCCGACCGGCTGAGCTTCACCTATGTGATCGAATACGGCGACAACGCTATCGGCACTCAGGCCGCGACCGTCGTGCCGACAAAGGACAACTTTGTTGCCGAGCTCGGACAGTGCCGAACGTTTTGTCTGTACGAAGAAGTGGCGCACATGCGTTCTCTGGGGTTGGGGCTGGGCGGAACGGTGGAGACGGCGTTGATCGTGGACGGGCAAAAAATTTTGACGCCCGGCGGTTTGAGACGGCCGGACGAGTTCGTCAGGCATAAAATCCTGGATATGATGGGCGATCTGACGCTTATCGGCCGGCCGGTTGTCGGCCATTTTATCGGGATACGGGCGGGGCATGCCATGCATCAGAAACTGATTGACCGTATCGCGCGCGAGTGGGGCTCGGCTTGA
- the lptG gene encoding LPS export ABC transporter permease LptG produces the protein MKPFRTLDRFIMRELMGPFLFGVMAFTLIMVAGGLLFKLADLIIEQGVSLGVAGRLFIYELPSVVVLTLPMSCLLASLLGFSKMSANSEIVALKAAGISFSRIGRPVLVAALGVTMLSLALNETVVPLGKIAAQNVMRYEVAREKPALLKEQVFLRSSDPSSEGLRRIVYINKLYARSGTMDDVVVQEFKGADLVRLTTARKGTWVDGVWYLDDGDVFEVKGRDTVELTLHFKRQALPIRLTPQQISRSTAKPDDMSCLELIKYIEILRAQGKSLEPLWVAFHLRLAVPWACVILALIGAALGVRPMRKGGASVGFGQSILIVFVYYVVMSMGRSLGQAGHIPPVLGAWLPNILFFAGALLLARRADR, from the coding sequence ATGAAACCTTTTCGCACGTTGGATCGCTTTATTATGAGAGAGTTGATGGGGCCATTTCTCTTCGGAGTGATGGCCTTTACGTTGATTATGGTCGCCGGCGGGTTATTGTTCAAGCTGGCCGACCTCATCATCGAACAAGGCGTTTCTCTGGGCGTCGCCGGCCGTCTTTTTATCTACGAGCTTCCTTCCGTCGTCGTTCTGACGCTGCCGATGTCCTGTCTTTTGGCTTCGCTTCTGGGCTTCAGCAAAATGTCCGCCAACAGCGAAATCGTCGCCTTGAAAGCGGCCGGAATTTCGTTTTCGCGCATCGGCCGTCCCGTTCTGGTCGCGGCGCTCGGCGTCACGATGCTCTCTCTTGCCTTGAACGAGACGGTCGTGCCGCTTGGCAAGATCGCCGCGCAGAACGTGATGCGCTACGAGGTCGCTCGCGAAAAGCCCGCGCTTCTGAAGGAGCAGGTGTTTTTGCGGAGCAGCGATCCTTCGTCCGAGGGGCTGAGAAGAATTGTTTACATCAACAAACTCTATGCCCGTTCGGGAACGATGGACGACGTGGTCGTTCAGGAGTTCAAGGGCGCCGATCTGGTTCGGCTGACGACGGCCCGGAAGGGCACGTGGGTCGACGGCGTCTGGTATCTTGACGATGGCGACGTGTTCGAAGTGAAAGGCAGGGACACCGTTGAGCTGACGCTGCATTTCAAGCGCCAGGCGCTTCCGATCCGTCTGACGCCCCAGCAGATCTCCCGCTCCACCGCCAAACCCGACGACATGAGCTGTCTGGAACTGATCAAATATATCGAAATCCTCAGAGCCCAAGGAAAGAGTCTGGAGCCGTTGTGGGTCGCGTTTCATTTGCGTCTGGCCGTGCCCTGGGCATGCGTGATCCTGGCGCTTATCGGCGCGGCGCTCGGCGTGCGGCCGATGCGAAAGGGCGGCGCCAGCGTCGGCTTCGGACAAAGCATTTTGATCGTCTTCGTCTATTATGTCGTCATGTCGATGGGGCGTTCTTTGGGGCAGGCGGGACACATCCCGCCGGTCCTCGGGGCCTGGCTGCCCAATATCCTGTTTTTTGCCGGAGCGCTTCTTCTCGCCCGGAGGGCTGACCGATGA
- a CDS encoding LpxI family protein has translation MNAGHLALVAGEGALPLEILKAMIKKKAPPPKVYLLAENDAPYLEEGIAVQKIANPMAIAMILAKMRLMGIRRLMMAGGVPKKNIYSAEKLDRGAKSILSSVQDRNDHSLLAGIVKYIEKFGIQVMSYEEVIPELLAPEGHIAGPVPDAEQLQDCEYGLSILRVLLPLSFGQSVVVSNRAVVAVEAMEGTDEAVRRAASLSAHGILLKGMRADQDRRYDLPVVGVQTLRNMADSGLTGLFIEAGSVLLLEKDAFLQEAERLEISVTGVATCRFL, from the coding sequence ATGAACGCCGGACATCTGGCTCTCGTCGCCGGAGAAGGCGCGTTGCCCCTCGAGATCCTGAAGGCGATGATCAAAAAAAAGGCGCCGCCGCCGAAAGTGTATCTGCTGGCGGAGAACGACGCCCCCTATCTGGAAGAAGGCATCGCCGTGCAGAAAATCGCCAATCCCATGGCGATCGCGATGATCCTCGCAAAGATGCGCCTGATGGGAATCCGTCGTTTGATGATGGCCGGCGGCGTGCCCAAGAAGAACATTTACTCCGCGGAAAAGCTCGACCGAGGCGCCAAGTCCATCCTTTCTTCCGTACAGGACCGCAACGATCACAGCTTGCTGGCCGGGATCGTGAAGTATATCGAAAAATTCGGAATCCAGGTCATGAGCTACGAGGAAGTCATTCCGGAGCTCTTGGCGCCCGAGGGGCATATCGCCGGTCCCGTCCCCGACGCGGAGCAGCTGCAGGACTGCGAGTATGGGCTGAGCATCCTGCGGGTTCTGCTGCCGCTTTCATTCGGACAGTCCGTTGTCGTTTCGAATCGCGCCGTCGTCGCCGTAGAAGCGATGGAAGGCACGGATGAGGCCGTCCGGCGCGCGGCGTCGTTAAGCGCTCATGGGATTCTGCTGAAAGGGATGCGCGCAGATCAGGACCGCCGCTATGATTTGCCGGTCGTCGGCGTGCAGACGCTGCGAAACATGGCCGATTCCGGTCTGACGGGGCTTTTTATCGAAGCGGGCAGCGTGCTGCTGTTGGAAAAGGACGCTTTCCTGCAAGAGGCGGAGCGTTTGGAAATCAGCGTGACGGGAGTTGCCACATGTCGATTTTTATAA
- a CDS encoding 2-oxoacid:acceptor oxidoreductase family protein, whose amino-acid sequence MAGFYKELIAAGFGGQGVMMLGQLVAYAGMDEGRNVSWIPSYGPEMRGGTANCSTVVSEEPVGSPIINKCDVCVVFNQPSLAKFESSPRAGGVLVYNSDLVKYENPRQDITVIPVPAEKLAAECGSPKTANIVLLGAAVAASGIISRESAKHVVEEKLGKKKPQFLPMNLKALQCGFEQADKA is encoded by the coding sequence ATGGCTGGATTTTACAAAGAATTGATCGCGGCCGGTTTTGGCGGGCAGGGAGTCATGATGCTGGGGCAGCTTGTCGCCTATGCCGGTATGGACGAGGGGCGCAACGTATCCTGGATCCCTTCCTACGGTCCCGAGATGCGCGGCGGCACCGCCAATTGCAGCACCGTTGTCAGCGAAGAGCCTGTGGGTTCGCCGATCATCAACAAGTGCGATGTCTGCGTGGTGTTCAATCAGCCGTCGCTGGCCAAATTCGAGAGCTCGCCCCGAGCGGGAGGCGTTCTGGTTTATAACAGCGATCTCGTGAAATACGAAAATCCGCGTCAGGATATCACGGTGATTCCCGTTCCCGCCGAGAAGCTCGCGGCCGAGTGCGGCAGCCCCAAGACGGCGAATATCGTCCTGCTGGGCGCGGCCGTCGCCGCCTCCGGGATCATCAGCCGCGAGTCTGCGAAACATGTCGTGGAAGAAAAGCTTGGCAAGAAAAAACCGCAGTTTCTGCCGATGAATCTCAAGGCTCTGCAGTGCGGTTTCGAGCAGGCGGACAAAGCCTGA
- a CDS encoding sigma-70 family RNA polymerase sigma factor produces MAEASELQWEKEKKLWLAMSSGDEEAREQLILAYRPLVYWVAKKFRVNGQRFSDLVQEGTLALIRAVDKFDVSLGHRFTTYACYRIRGQMLNFLQRVEGKAPIPVDVECEDGDETAEFREVEEIIMLREGLLQLPEREAHILRELVVECRNARELAEEMSLDVSHVYRLKKKALAQLKEWFSQEYATSGTAAGIIR; encoded by the coding sequence ATGGCCGAAGCAAGTGAACTTCAATGGGAAAAAGAAAAAAAACTCTGGCTTGCGATGTCCTCCGGAGACGAGGAGGCGCGAGAGCAGCTCATCCTTGCCTATCGTCCGCTGGTTTATTGGGTCGCCAAAAAGTTCAGGGTCAACGGGCAGCGCTTTTCCGACCTCGTGCAGGAGGGGACCCTGGCGTTAATACGCGCCGTCGATAAATTCGATGTGAGCCTGGGGCACCGTTTTACCACTTATGCCTGTTACCGAATCAGAGGGCAGATGCTCAATTTTCTTCAGAGAGTGGAGGGCAAAGCCCCGATCCCCGTCGACGTGGAGTGCGAAGACGGCGATGAAACGGCGGAATTTCGGGAAGTCGAGGAGATCATCATGCTGCGGGAGGGCCTTCTTCAGCTTCCCGAACGCGAAGCGCACATTTTGCGCGAGCTGGTGGTCGAATGCAGAAACGCCCGCGAACTGGCGGAAGAAATGAGCCTTGACGTCAGCCACGTTTATCGTCTGAAGAAGAAGGCGCTGGCACAATTGAAAGAATGGTTTTCTCAGGAATATGCAACTTCCGGAACGGCAGCGGGGATAATAAGATAA
- a CDS encoding KdsC family phosphatase: MFRLLAMDVDGTLTDGSVFIDATGNEFKRFDIQDGMGIALFRKAGGKVAWISGRFSAVTELRARELHVDFLANGVAEKLPVLERIAAEAGISAAEVIFVGDDVNDRECMRWAGLGVAVANAVPEVKASASYVTQRSGGSGAIREVADMVLAAQAKEV, translated from the coding sequence ATGTTCCGTCTTCTGGCCATGGACGTCGACGGAACGTTGACGGACGGCAGCGTTTTCATCGACGCGACGGGGAACGAGTTCAAGCGCTTCGACATTCAGGATGGAATGGGCATCGCGCTGTTTCGCAAAGCGGGCGGCAAAGTGGCCTGGATCAGCGGACGTTTTTCCGCCGTGACGGAGCTGAGGGCTCGGGAACTGCACGTCGATTTTCTGGCCAACGGCGTCGCAGAAAAGCTGCCCGTTTTAGAAAGAATCGCCGCCGAGGCGGGGATAAGCGCCGCAGAAGTCATTTTCGTCGGAGACGATGTCAACGACCGCGAATGCATGCGCTGGGCGGGGCTGGGAGTCGCCGTGGCGAACGCCGTCCCCGAAGTGAAAGCGTCCGCCTCGTATGTGACGCAGCGCAGCGGCGGCAGCGGCGCCATCCGCGAGGTTGCCGATATGGTTCTTGCGGCACAAGCGAAGGAGGTCTAG